The following are from one region of the Meriones unguiculatus strain TT.TT164.6M chromosome 13 unlocalized genomic scaffold, Bangor_MerUng_6.1 Chr13_unordered_Scaffold_33, whole genome shotgun sequence genome:
- the LOC132650746 gene encoding pro-adrenomedullin-like: MKLVSIILIFLGSLAFLDVDTAQPDASSQWELAWNKWVLSSGKRELQASSTNSSGLTGEEIVLNSTLVPLQDKESTSKSPQASTPSIAHIGFKHYRPMMNPGSPSSPCRLGTCILQKLAQRIYQLTDKSKDAVAPQNKISPQGYGRRHWRSLPEVLQAQTVVSSQEQTQATAASGDGWQQ; this comes from the exons atgaagctggtttccatcaTCCTGATATTCCTGGGTTCACTTGCCTTCCTAGATGTGGACACTGCACAGCCAGATGCATCCTCGCA atgggagctggcCTGG AATAAGTGGGTGCTAAGTAGTGGCAAGAGGGAACTGCAGGCATCCAGCACCAATTCCTCGGGACTCACTGGTGAGGAGATAGTTCTTAACTCGACTCTTGTTCCGCTCCAGGACAAGGAGAGCACATCGAAATCCCCACAAGCCAG CACTCCCAGCATAGCCCATATTGGATTCAAACACTACCGCCCTATGATGAACCctggctctcctagctctccatGCCGCTTAGGGACGTGCATACTGCAGAAATTGGCCCAACGGATCTACCAGTTGACAGACAAAAGTAAAGACGCTGTGGCCCCCCAAAACAAGATCAGCCCTCAAGGCTATGGCCGCCGGCACTGGCGTTCCCTGCCAGAGGTCCTCCAGGCCCAGACTGTGGTgtcctcccaagagcagacacaggcaaCAGCAGCCTCCGGGGATGGGTGGCAGCAATGA